A single genomic interval of Selenobaculum gibii harbors:
- a CDS encoding helix-turn-helix domain-containing protein: protein MIGRKIAFYRSLRGLNQEQLAEKAGISVSYVKKIESGKTARAFSLYILFVLSDTLGIDAVDLIKPVSELK, encoded by the coding sequence ATGATAGGGAGAAAAATAGCATTCTATCGTAGTCTAAGAGGATTAAATCAAGAGCAATTAGCAGAAAAAGCAGGCATAAGTGTAAGCTACGTAAAGAAAATTGAAAGTGGGAAAACAGCAAGAGCATTTTCCTTATATATACTATTTGTCCTATCCGATACTTTGGGCATAGATGCAGTAGACTTAATCAAACCCGTATCGGAGCTAAAATAA
- a CDS encoding DUF960 family protein, with translation MFDNKRYLTKGIGSTLPILTQIKIWQAINAMKVSKKDHLQVFCLSKMNTKDGIRQKIIHRQEEPKYQRTFLIDVDKAVETKIFVIDDGANATMLLADEY, from the coding sequence ATGTTTGACAATAAGAGATATCTGACAAAAGGAATAGGTTCAACATTACCAATTCTGACTCAGATTAAAATATGGCAGGCGATAAATGCAATGAAAGTTTCTAAAAAAGATCATCTGCAAGTATTCTGTTTAAGCAAAATGAATACAAAAGATGGAATTAGACAGAAAATCATACATAGACAAGAAGAGCCTAAGTATCAAAGGACGTTTCTTATTGATGTAGATAAAGCTGTTGAAACTAAAATTTTCGTAATAGATGATGGAGCAAACGCCACAATGCTATTAGCTGATGAATATTAA
- a CDS encoding JAB domain-containing protein: MPNFDYLTDEQLLESIIPISAVKEMIAIYGGVQQALFNSTVKELEAFPSIGVSRAKQLCYITELAKRLHSKLNPPPTAIKKPKDIFVICKEMQTLEIEEFRVVHLNAKNAILTQSKISRGSLTATLVTPREIFCPAVRIRAAHVALVHNHPTGIPKPSDEDKIFTKKIIEVGKLLEIPVIDHVIIGKGQYFSFKEEGLF; this comes from the coding sequence ATGCCTAATTTTGATTACCTAACAGATGAACAATTACTAGAAAGTATAATTCCTATTAGTGCAGTAAAAGAAATGATTGCTATTTACGGTGGAGTCCAGCAGGCTCTTTTCAACAGCACGGTAAAAGAACTCGAAGCTTTTCCAAGCATCGGAGTCAGCCGAGCAAAACAACTTTGCTACATAACAGAACTCGCCAAAAGATTGCACAGCAAACTCAATCCGCCACCAACAGCAATCAAAAAGCCAAAAGACATTTTCGTAATTTGCAAAGAAATGCAAACGCTCGAAATCGAAGAATTCCGTGTTGTCCATCTAAACGCCAAAAATGCCATTCTAACGCAAAGTAAAATATCAAGGGGAAGCCTAACCGCAACCCTCGTCACACCGCGGGAAATTTTCTGCCCAGCCGTCAGAATTCGGGCAGCTCACGTTGCACTCGTCCACAACCATCCGACAGGCATACCAAAGCCAAGCGATGAAGACAAAATCTTTACAAAAAAAATCATAGAAGTTGGTAAACTATTAGAAATACCAGTAATTGACCATGTAATCATAGGCAAAGGGCAGTATTTTAGTTTCAAGGAAGAAGGACTATTTTAG
- a CDS encoding type II toxin-antitoxin system death-on-curing family toxin: protein MSQQTIEILLSDAIEFHSDLTKEYRNLEGIRDIKLLESAISNPFQSMFGEDLYQNIEDKAARLSFGVINNHPFVDGNKRTGLHCMLVFLLLNEYDIEYTQLEIEELAVGIAEKTIFVEKIAEWIRSHRKSK from the coding sequence ATGTCACAACAAACGATAGAAATACTACTTAGTGATGCGATAGAATTTCATAGTGATTTAACCAAGGAATATCGGAACTTAGAGGGAATTAGAGATATAAAATTATTAGAATCGGCAATAAGCAATCCGTTTCAATCAATGTTTGGTGAAGATTTATATCAAAATATTGAGGATAAAGCCGCAAGATTATCATTTGGGGTTATAAATAACCATCCGTTTGTTGATGGAAATAAAAGAACGGGTTTGCACTGTATGCTTGTATTTTTACTATTAAATGAGTATGATATAGAATATACGCAGTTAGAAATAGAAGAGCTAGCAGTAGGTATCGCAGAAAAAACTATTTTTGTTGAGAAAATAGCAGAATGGATAAGAAGCCATAGGAAATCTAAATGA